Proteins encoded in a region of the Zea mays cultivar B73 chromosome 2, Zm-B73-REFERENCE-NAM-5.0, whole genome shotgun sequence genome:
- the LOC103648069 gene encoding probable serine/threonine-protein kinase DDB_G0271682 encodes MGSMSQKIKIFTEDEIASITSNYSTLIGKGGFGEVYRGVLDADDDLVAVKRYIRQDLRDEFMDEVNIHSVMNHNNVVKLIGYCIGESTLMLVTEYISNGNLDDILHRSDASIPLDVRLGIAIGCAEALSYMHSMDSQSDNHIYHGDIKPANILLDNNLTTKVSDFGLSRFLFSGTTQFTTTLKGSMGYMDPVYFHEGCLSPRSDVYSFGIVLLELLTRKRAKYGDVNLIPTFNKACAKGKGLRELFDAAIAEKDNVKILKESWKLASQCLSLNIHTRPQMNEVAKRLRMLKKELKTSPQSILATHSMWAKQYRQAGSSSPSFKKKLSFFKGNASSYSKVISELGDNVRVFTKEEINEVTHNYSNLLSGGTSATEVYKGTLEDNTMVAVHRLVYEGSEEAFINGGMVVSKIAHRNIVRVLGCCLEPQTTAFLYEYVAKGSILDILCSQEDFPLDLRMRIAIKTAEALQYLHSSETGVTGHGSVSASTILLDNNLVPKLTEFSRSCTLFKESETTSVVGAGVMITGSLLEKALNDDPSRYGSVLMNLESDVYRFGGVLMALVSRDGDGDGGHDGLLARFTRAYETEETGRALFDRDVITAEEDVALLDELGRLALKCSVLDADRIAVRPTMKEVADELRTMRRSWKERSRSTEAPAAYVDVAAAGAAVVPAEAARLPNLMRHMFGYRRISVGDPIRVC; translated from the coding sequence ATGGGTTCAATGAGTCAAAAAATCAAAATTTTCACAGAAGATGAGATCGCAAGTATCACTAGCAATTACAGCACTCTTATCGGAAAAGGTGGTTTCGGAGAAGTCTACAGAGGGGTCCTTGACGCCGACGATGATCTGGTGGCAGTGAAAAGATACATCCGACAGGACTTGCGCGACGAGTTCATGGATGAAGTGAACATCCACAGCGTGATGAACCACAACAACGTGGTGAAACTCATAGGCTACTGCATTGGCGAAAGCACTCTGATGCTGGTGACGGAGTACATCTCCAACGGAAACCTCGACGACATACTCCACAGAAGCGACGCCTCTATCCCTTTGGACGTGAGGCTGGGCATCGCGATAGGGTGTGCAGAGGCGCTGAGCTACATGCATTCGATGGACTCGCAGAGCGACAACCATATTTACCATGGCGACATTAAACCCGCCAACATACTTCTAGACAACAATCTGACGACAAAGGTATCAGATTTTGGACTGTCAAGGTTCCTTTTCAGTGGCACTACCCAGTTCACTACGACCTTGAAAGGAAGCATGGGCTACATGGATCCTGTATACTTTCACGAGGGGTGTCTGTCGCCGAGAAGCGATGTGTATAGCTTCGGTATAGTCCTCTTGGAGCTACTGACTCGGAAGAGGGCAAAGTATGGGGACGTCAACCTGATCCCTACGTTCAACAAAGCCTGTGCCAAGGGGAAAGGGCTGAGGGAGCTGTTTGATGCAGCAATAGCTGAGAAGGACAACGTGAAGATCCTCAAAGAGTCGTGGAAGCTAGCATCCCAGTGCCTGTCACTGAACATCCACACACGTCCTCAGATGAATGAAGTGGCCAAACGCCTTCGGATGCTCAAGAAAGAACTGAAGACCAGTCCGCAGTCCATACTGGCGACACACTCCATGTGGGCCAAACAGTACAGGCAGGCAGGCTCAAGCTCGCCCAGCTTCAAGAAGAAGCTGAGCTTCTTCAAGGGAAACGCTAGCAGCTACTCTAAGGTCATATCTGAACTTGGGGACAATGTAAGGGTTTTTACAAAGGAGGAGATAAATGAAGTCACACATAATTACTCCAATCTTCTCAGTGGAGGTACATCAGCAACCGAGGTTTATAAAGGAACGCTTGAGGACAACACGATGGTGGCGGTGCATAGATTGGTCTACGAGGGCTCTGAGGAGGCGTTCATCAACGGAGGGATGGTCGTGTCCAAGATCGCCCACAGGAACATCGTCAGAGTTCTGGGCTGCTGTCTGGAACCCCAGACCACCGCTTTCCTCTACGAGTACGTCGCTAAAGGAAGCATCCTCGACATCCTGTGTAGCCAGGAGGATTTCCCGCTGGATCTACGCATGAGGATCGCGATCAAGACCGCGGAAGCGTTGCAGTACCTGCATTCGTCGGAAACTGGCGTCACCGGACACGGCAGCGTCTCGGCGTCCACCATACTCCTCGACAACAACCTCGTACCGAAGCTCACCGAGTTCTCGAGGTCATGTACGCTGTTCAAGGAGAGCGAGACTACTTCTGTTGTTGGTGCTGGAGTGATGATCACTGGCAGCCTTCTAGAGAAAGCTCTGAACGACGACCCGTCCCGCTACGGCTCCGTGCTGATGAACCTGGAGAGCGACGTGTACAGGTTCGGCGGCGTCCTGATGGCGCTGGTCAGcagggacggggacggggacggcggccaCGACGGCCTCCTCGCCAGGTTCACCAGAGCGTACGAGACGGAAGAGACCGGGAGGGCGTTGTTCGACAGGGACGTCATAACGGCGGAGGAAGACGTCGCCCTGCTCGACGAGCTGGGGAGGCTGGCGCTCAAGTGTAGCGTTCTGGACGCGGACAGGATCGCTGTGAGGCCGACGATGAAGGAGGTGgcggatgagcttcggacgaTGAGGAGGTCTTGGAAGGAGCGTAGCCGTAGCACCGAGGCGCCTGCTGCGTACGTAGACGTAGCTGCTGCAGGTGCGGCGGTGGTGCCGGCGGAGGCAGCAAGGCTGCCGAACCTGATGCGCCACATGTTCGGGTACCGTCGGATCTCCGTTGGTGATCCTATACGCGTGTGCTAA